A genomic stretch from Erwinia sp. E_sp_B01_1 includes:
- a CDS encoding ABC transporter permease: MSWLIRIASTLGSLLLTLFGLSVLTFFIGRVMPTDPVLAAVGDNAPQDVVERVRQEMGLDQPLYIQFWHYLSQILHGDFGRSILTSNPVSEDIARFFPATLELATAAIIVAAIIGIPLGVWAAVRQGKWVDQVIRVVCLAGHSLPVFVLALLSLLVFYAVLGIAPGPGRQDIIYQDMVPQVTGLLTVDSLLAKDYGAFWDALAHMAQPVLILAYFSMAYITRMTRTFMLNALSGEFIITARAKGLSSRRVIWRHAFPTVAVQLVTVLALTYAGLLEGAVVTENVFSWPGLGQYLTTSLMNADMNPVVGATLLVGTAYVLLNLCADILYRLMDPRVK, translated from the coding sequence ATGTCCTGGTTAATACGTATTGCCAGCACGCTGGGAAGCCTGCTGCTGACGCTGTTTGGTCTGTCAGTCCTGACGTTCTTTATTGGTCGGGTAATGCCGACCGATCCGGTACTGGCGGCGGTTGGCGATAATGCCCCGCAGGACGTGGTGGAACGCGTTCGTCAGGAAATGGGGCTGGATCAGCCCCTGTACATCCAGTTCTGGCACTACCTCAGCCAGATCCTTCATGGGGATTTTGGTCGCTCAATTCTGACCTCTAACCCGGTGAGCGAGGATATTGCCCGATTCTTCCCGGCCACGCTGGAGCTGGCTACGGCAGCAATCATTGTGGCGGCAATTATCGGCATTCCACTCGGTGTCTGGGCGGCGGTCCGCCAGGGTAAATGGGTTGATCAGGTGATCCGCGTGGTCTGCCTGGCAGGCCACTCCCTGCCGGTGTTCGTGCTGGCTCTGCTCAGCCTGCTGGTGTTCTATGCGGTGCTGGGCATTGCGCCCGGACCAGGGCGTCAGGACATTATCTATCAGGACATGGTGCCCCAGGTGACCGGACTGCTGACGGTAGATTCTTTGCTGGCAAAAGATTACGGCGCCTTTTGGGATGCACTGGCACATATGGCACAGCCGGTGCTGATCCTGGCCTACTTCAGCATGGCGTACATCACCCGTATGACCCGTACATTTATGCTTAACGCGCTGAGCGGTGAGTTCATCATTACCGCACGTGCCAAGGGGCTCTCTTCCCGTCGGGTTATCTGGCGTCACGCCTTCCCTACCGTGGCGGTGCAGCTGGTGACCGTGCTGGCGCTGACCTATGCCGGGCTGCTGGAAGGCGCGGTAGTCACGGAAAACGTCTTCTCCTGGCCAGGCCTCGGGCAGTATCTGACCACTTCACTGATGAATGCGGACATGAACCCGGTGGTGGGTGCCACGCTGTTAGTAGGCACGGCTTACGTGCTGCTGAACCTCTGTGCCGATATTCTCTACCGACTTATGGATCC
- a CDS encoding ABC transporter substrate-binding protein, which translates to MVTRRRFLAGCSAVPFLSYLSLNNAFAATPPSMLVMAMQLDNMTSLDPAESFEAIGSEICGNLYQRLVMPNPDKPSEIKGELASSWERSEDGKTFTFHLDPAVKFSDGSPMTAEDAAFSLQRVVKLDKSPAFIINQFGFTKENVDQMIVAKDAHTLVLNLAEPAAETFLLYCLSAPVGSIVQKKTALANQAGDDQGNAWIKQHSAGSGPFTLRAWKASESIILEKNTQHPSKSVIKRVIAKHIIDPSAQLLMLQKGDVDIARDLTTEQLKPLMQDKNFNVVQQMVGTLMLMSCNTKDPHLQKPQVWQALKWAIDYDSIQKNIIPLTYKTHQSLLPAGFPAALNDQPFKVDVAKAKALLAEAGFADGFELTLDHYSAQPFPDIAQAVQTQLAAIGIKVKLIAAENRQVLTKMRARQHQLAITAWGADYFDPNSNTEAFSVNTDNSDNARVRSLAWRCSWSDEEFNKMTADALHETDAAKRIALYEQIQTMHREKSPFIFMFQKLNTYASSKGVTGMQITVLNDNPYEQVKKA; encoded by the coding sequence ATGGTTACCAGAAGACGTTTTCTTGCAGGATGCAGCGCGGTTCCTTTTCTCTCTTACCTCTCTCTGAACAACGCCTTTGCCGCCACCCCACCTTCGATGCTGGTGATGGCAATGCAACTCGACAATATGACCAGCCTGGATCCGGCAGAAAGCTTTGAAGCCATTGGCTCTGAAATCTGTGGCAACCTCTACCAGCGGCTGGTGATGCCAAACCCTGATAAGCCCAGCGAAATTAAAGGTGAACTGGCCAGCAGCTGGGAGAGAAGCGAAGACGGGAAAACCTTCACTTTCCATCTCGATCCGGCAGTGAAGTTCTCTGACGGCAGCCCGATGACCGCAGAAGACGCCGCCTTCTCGCTGCAACGCGTGGTGAAACTGGATAAAAGCCCGGCCTTTATCATCAATCAGTTTGGCTTTACCAAAGAGAATGTTGACCAGATGATCGTGGCAAAAGATGCCCATACGCTGGTGCTGAATCTGGCCGAACCGGCCGCCGAGACTTTCCTGCTTTACTGCCTGTCTGCCCCTGTAGGCAGCATCGTGCAGAAGAAAACCGCGCTGGCAAATCAGGCGGGTGATGACCAGGGCAACGCCTGGATCAAACAGCACAGCGCCGGAAGCGGACCCTTTACCCTGCGCGCCTGGAAAGCCAGTGAAAGCATTATCCTGGAAAAAAACACCCAGCATCCGTCCAAATCGGTGATTAAGCGGGTGATTGCCAAACACATTATCGATCCTTCTGCCCAGCTGCTGATGCTGCAAAAAGGCGATGTGGATATTGCCCGTGACCTGACTACCGAACAGCTTAAGCCGCTGATGCAGGATAAAAATTTCAATGTGGTGCAGCAGATGGTGGGTACCCTGATGCTGATGTCCTGCAACACTAAAGATCCGCATCTGCAGAAGCCGCAGGTCTGGCAGGCGCTGAAATGGGCAATTGATTACGACAGCATCCAGAAAAACATCATTCCGCTGACCTACAAAACCCATCAGAGCCTGTTACCGGCGGGCTTCCCGGCGGCGCTGAATGACCAGCCGTTTAAAGTGGATGTGGCCAAAGCCAAAGCCCTGCTGGCAGAAGCGGGTTTTGCGGACGGGTTTGAGCTGACGCTTGACCACTATTCCGCCCAGCCTTTCCCGGATATCGCGCAGGCGGTACAGACTCAGCTGGCCGCCATCGGTATTAAAGTGAAGCTGATCGCCGCTGAGAACCGTCAGGTACTCACCAAAATGCGTGCCCGCCAGCACCAGCTGGCGATCACCGCCTGGGGTGCCGATTACTTTGATCCGAACTCCAATACCGAAGCCTTCAGCGTCAATACGGATAACAGCGACAACGCCCGGGTACGCTCTCTGGCCTGGCGCTGCAGCTGGTCTGACGAAGAGTTCAACAAAATGACGGCTGACGCACTGCATGAAACCGATGCAGCAAAACGCATCGCCCTGTATGAACAAATCCAGACTATGCACCGCGAAAAAAGCCCGTTTATCTTTATGTTCCAGAAGCTCAACACCTATGCCAGCAGCAAAGGCGTCACCGGAATGCAGATTACCGTGCTCAACGACAACCCTTATGAGCAGGTGAAAAAAGCCTGA
- a CDS encoding dipeptidase, translating to MPALRSDAVTVPVFDGHNDLLMRLWLSHQDDPASAFLNGPAAGQMDLPRIRQGGFAGGLFAAYVPSTGSAARNAPSVRKDRSAPDFQEFEPTPCREEALEITLSMIATLLRIEQQSAGAARICRTAADIRQCMRDGAVAMVMHIEGAEALDADLELLDVLYAAGLRTLGPLWSRPNIFGDGVPFRFPSSPDIGNGLTAAGLRLVRACNAKRIMVDLSHMDEKGFWQTAEISNAPLVASHSNAHALCPQSRNLTDRQLAAIGETRGFVGVNFGTSFLRGDGKKADDATVLEIVRHVDYLLEKVGEDNVGFGSDFDGTTLPPDMKDVAGLPLLVSALRERGYGQPLLEKICYGNWIRVLEATWGE from the coding sequence ATGCCAGCACTGCGTTCTGATGCCGTCACCGTTCCCGTCTTTGACGGTCATAACGATCTCCTTATGCGCCTGTGGCTCTCCCATCAGGACGATCCCGCTTCGGCTTTTCTCAACGGGCCAGCGGCGGGCCAGATGGACCTGCCAAGGATTCGTCAGGGAGGTTTTGCTGGCGGGCTGTTCGCGGCTTATGTACCTTCAACTGGATCTGCTGCAAGAAACGCGCCATCTGTCAGGAAAGATCGCTCAGCTCCTGATTTTCAAGAGTTTGAGCCAACGCCGTGCCGGGAAGAGGCGCTGGAAATTACCCTGTCGATGATTGCCACATTACTGCGCATTGAGCAGCAGTCCGCGGGGGCGGCTCGCATTTGCCGCACGGCAGCAGATATCCGTCAGTGTATGCGGGACGGTGCAGTGGCCATGGTGATGCACATCGAAGGGGCAGAGGCGCTGGATGCCGATCTGGAGCTTCTGGACGTCCTTTATGCCGCCGGGCTGCGCACGCTGGGGCCGCTATGGAGCCGACCTAATATTTTTGGCGATGGCGTCCCGTTTCGCTTCCCCTCCTCACCGGATATTGGCAACGGACTGACCGCCGCCGGGCTGCGTCTGGTGCGGGCCTGCAATGCGAAACGCATCATGGTCGACCTCTCGCATATGGATGAAAAAGGGTTCTGGCAGACGGCAGAAATCAGCAATGCGCCGCTGGTCGCCAGCCATTCCAATGCTCACGCTTTGTGTCCGCAGTCACGCAACCTGACCGATCGCCAACTGGCCGCTATTGGAGAAACCCGGGGTTTTGTGGGCGTGAACTTCGGCACCAGCTTCCTGCGCGGTGACGGCAAAAAAGCGGACGATGCCACGGTGCTGGAGATCGTGCGGCATGTGGATTATCTGCTGGAGAAAGTCGGGGAAGATAACGTCGGCTTTGGATCGGATTTCGACGGCACCACGCTGCCGCCGGATATGAAAGACGTGGCCGGTTTACCGCTGCTGGTCAGTGCGCTGCGCGAGCGAGGCTATGGCCAGCCGCTGCTGGAAAAAATCTGCTACGGCAACTGGATCCGCGTGCTGGAAGCCACCTGGGGTGAGTAG
- a CDS encoding LysR family transcriptional regulator, protein MRLRHIEVFQAIVDTGSISAAARQLNVSQPNVSRVLGHAEQQLGFPLFERRSQGMIPTLEAQRLIPEIRELYGRLKAIGTLSDQLRRGEGQTVRVGAAHAFGQMILAPAMVEYRRQNGFVNVDLVTEHFSTLCQNLLEDRLDFALVFGQQVPGELVAEPLFHSMMVALLPADAQAPATVTLEWLCQNNLLMMQKEDPLGHVLHRALRDKALQPANSLYIKTYSVIADMVLAGGGVGIVDLFTGRRYAGQLKVVPIAQPLPFEVMLISRRDRPQSQSTLQLKQVIRTKLWELARQCGVLIDPGP, encoded by the coding sequence ATGCGTCTGCGTCATATTGAGGTTTTTCAGGCCATCGTCGACACCGGCAGCATCAGCGCGGCGGCCCGGCAGCTTAACGTCTCGCAGCCCAACGTCAGCCGGGTGTTGGGCCATGCCGAGCAGCAGTTGGGGTTTCCGCTGTTTGAGCGCCGCAGCCAGGGAATGATCCCGACGCTGGAAGCGCAGCGGCTGATCCCGGAGATCCGGGAGCTTTATGGTCGTCTGAAGGCGATTGGCACTCTGTCCGATCAACTGCGACGCGGCGAAGGACAAACGGTGAGAGTGGGGGCTGCCCATGCTTTCGGGCAGATGATTCTGGCGCCTGCGATGGTGGAATATCGTCGGCAGAATGGCTTTGTGAATGTCGATCTGGTGACGGAACACTTCAGCACGCTGTGCCAGAATTTACTGGAGGATCGGCTGGACTTCGCGCTGGTCTTCGGCCAGCAGGTCCCCGGTGAGCTGGTGGCTGAACCCCTTTTTCACTCGATGATGGTGGCTCTGCTGCCAGCCGATGCACAGGCACCGGCTACCGTGACGCTGGAGTGGCTGTGCCAGAACAATCTGCTGATGATGCAGAAAGAAGATCCGCTGGGGCATGTCCTGCACCGGGCGCTGCGTGATAAAGCGCTGCAGCCCGCCAACTCGTTGTATATCAAAACTTATTCAGTGATTGCCGATATGGTACTGGCGGGCGGTGGCGTGGGCATTGTCGATCTGTTCACCGGCAGGCGTTATGCCGGGCAGCTGAAGGTTGTACCTATAGCTCAGCCGCTGCCGTTTGAGGTGATGCTCATCAGCCGCCGGGATCGGCCACAGTCACAGTCAACGCTGCAACTGAAGCAGGTTATCCGCACTAAACTCTGGGAGCTGGCCCGCCAGTGCGGGGTTCTGATCGACCCAGGCCCCTGA
- a CDS encoding polyketide cyclase: MLSSQIISQTIPRNWLDLYETIWKPEFFPKWASGLSQSSLVQESTHWKASGPEGVVKIRFTGHNPYGVMDHYVDTGFGKEVYVPMRVVANQEGAEVFITVFRQPLMSDEKYAEDVAWVRRDLKALHALLTS; encoded by the coding sequence GTGCTGTCATCGCAAATTATCAGTCAAACCATCCCGCGTAACTGGCTGGACCTGTACGAAACGATCTGGAAACCGGAGTTTTTTCCTAAATGGGCATCGGGGCTCAGTCAGTCGAGCCTGGTACAGGAAAGCACCCACTGGAAAGCCAGTGGCCCGGAAGGCGTGGTAAAAATCCGTTTCACCGGCCATAACCCCTATGGGGTGATGGATCACTACGTGGACACCGGTTTTGGCAAAGAAGTCTATGTGCCGATGCGTGTAGTGGCCAATCAGGAAGGCGCAGAGGTGTTTATCACCGTGTTCCGCCAGCCGCTGATGTCAGATGAGAAATACGCTGAAGATGTGGCCTGGGTGAGGCGGGATTTAAAGGCGCTGCACGCGCTGTTAACCAGCTAG
- a CDS encoding zinc-binding alcohol dehydrogenase family protein — MTTMTTLVCQQPKEMFYQQRPKPQPAVGEALLKIVTAGICGTDIHAWAGNQPFFSYPRVLGHELCGEVVALGAGAHRFRIGQKVSVIPYLSCGSCAACESGKTNCCEKISVIGVHQDGGFCDYLSVPESNLLDVSGVDSEAAALIEPFAISAHAVRRANVQPDESVLVVGAGPIGLGVAAIANAAGARVVVADTSPFRRAHVEQNLALPALDAAAGDFEQQLRAQFSGRLPGKVIDATGNPAAMNNTVSLIAHGGSIVFVGLHKGDIQIPDIDFHKKETTLMGSRNATQEDFEKVAQLMAAGKISAEMMLNQRFEFSALADVFESQVINNRELIKGVIHF, encoded by the coding sequence ATGACCACGATGACGACGCTGGTATGCCAGCAGCCGAAAGAGATGTTTTATCAGCAGCGCCCTAAGCCTCAGCCAGCCGTGGGTGAAGCCCTGTTGAAAATTGTGACCGCCGGAATTTGCGGCACGGATATCCACGCCTGGGCAGGCAATCAGCCCTTTTTCAGCTACCCTCGCGTGCTGGGTCATGAACTGTGCGGAGAGGTTGTTGCTCTGGGTGCTGGCGCTCACCGCTTCCGGATTGGCCAGAAAGTCTCGGTGATCCCTTACCTCTCCTGCGGCAGCTGTGCGGCTTGTGAAAGCGGCAAAACCAACTGCTGTGAAAAGATTTCGGTGATTGGTGTCCATCAGGATGGTGGGTTTTGTGATTACCTCAGCGTGCCGGAAAGCAATCTGTTGGATGTCAGCGGCGTGGATTCGGAAGCCGCTGCGCTGATTGAACCCTTCGCTATCAGCGCTCACGCCGTCCGTCGTGCCAACGTTCAGCCTGATGAAAGCGTGCTGGTCGTGGGCGCAGGCCCGATTGGCCTGGGCGTGGCCGCCATCGCTAACGCCGCTGGTGCCCGCGTGGTAGTGGCAGACACCAGCCCGTTCCGCCGTGCGCATGTTGAACAGAACCTGGCGCTTCCTGCACTGGATGCCGCTGCCGGTGATTTTGAACAGCAGCTTCGCGCGCAATTCTCCGGACGGTTGCCAGGTAAAGTGATCGATGCCACCGGCAATCCGGCAGCGATGAACAATACCGTGTCGCTTATCGCTCATGGCGGCAGCATCGTATTTGTCGGCCTGCACAAAGGCGACATCCAGATCCCGGATATCGACTTTCACAAGAAAGAGACCACGTTGATGGGCAGCCGTAACGCCACCCAGGAAGATTTTGAGAAAGTGGCGCAGTTAATGGCTGCAGGCAAAATCAGTGCAGAAATGATGCTGAATCAGCGGTTTGAGTTTTCTGCGCTGGCTGACGTGTTTGAATCTCAGGTGATCAACAACCGGGAGTTGATCAAAGGCGTGATTCATTTCTGA
- a CDS encoding GntR family transcriptional regulator — protein sequence MSRTQNLRHNVVNQMLEGISNKHIRSPLPPQAALAEMFNVSRTTVRHTLAHLHERGVLDKVQDQYLIVRYPSEEDGFDAVTTSLDEQARQFEQAFFQMINQKTLCAGESFSELQLAQLVGVSPVVVREFLLRFSRYNLIESVRRGHWLMKKFDRRYAEKLFELREMLETHALNRFLNLPAGDERWIKARDLLNRHREMRDTIASSYRMFAQLDREMHQLILSAADNPFIDQSLEIISVIFHSHYQWDESDLKQRNIVALEEHMAILTAIISRNDVEASCELHRHLATAKESMIRSIKQYSD from the coding sequence ATGAGTCGCACGCAAAATCTTCGCCACAATGTGGTCAATCAGATGCTGGAAGGCATCAGCAACAAGCACATTCGATCGCCACTTCCTCCCCAGGCAGCGCTGGCGGAGATGTTTAACGTCAGCCGGACTACCGTTCGCCATACGCTGGCACACCTGCACGAACGGGGAGTGCTTGATAAGGTGCAGGATCAGTATCTGATCGTGCGTTATCCCAGCGAGGAGGACGGTTTTGATGCGGTCACTACCTCTCTTGATGAGCAGGCGCGGCAGTTTGAACAGGCCTTTTTCCAGATGATTAACCAGAAAACGCTGTGTGCAGGTGAAAGCTTTTCGGAGTTGCAACTGGCTCAGCTGGTGGGGGTCAGCCCGGTGGTAGTGCGCGAGTTTCTGCTGCGCTTCAGCCGCTACAACCTGATAGAAAGCGTTCGGCGGGGGCACTGGCTGATGAAGAAATTCGATCGCCGCTATGCTGAAAAACTGTTTGAGCTGAGAGAGATGCTGGAGACTCATGCACTGAACCGGTTTCTTAACTTGCCTGCTGGAGATGAGCGCTGGATCAAAGCGCGTGACCTGCTGAACCGTCACCGTGAAATGCGCGATACCATTGCCAGCAGCTACCGGATGTTCGCGCAGCTTGACCGCGAAATGCACCAGCTGATCCTTTCCGCGGCCGACAATCCGTTTATCGATCAGTCGCTGGAAATTATTTCGGTGATTTTCCATTCGCATTATCAGTGGGATGAAAGCGATCTTAAGCAGCGAAATATTGTCGCTCTTGAGGAACATATGGCGATCCTGACGGCTATTATCAGTCGCAATGATGTGGAAGCCAGCTGCGAACTGCACCGCCATCTCGCCACCGCAAAAGAATCAATGATTCGCTCCATAAAGCAATACAGTGACTGA
- a CDS encoding MFS transporter has product MILLFLAAIINYLDRSSLSVANMTIRGDMGLSATEIGLLLSAFSLAYGIAQLPCGTLLDRKGPRIMLGIGMFVWSCFQALSGMVQSFTQFILVRIGLGIGEAPMNPCGVKVINDWFNIKERGMPMGFFNAASMIGLAISPPILAAMMLTMGWRAMFVTIGVLGIFLAGGWYMLYRNRDNKTLTKEEINYLEAGSVSARKEPMTMKEWRGLFRNRTMWGMMIGFSGINYTAWLYLAWLPGYLQTTYHLDLKATGWLTAIPFLFGAAGMLLNGYVVDALVRRGMQPVKTRKICIVAGMLFSAAFTAVVVQATTTSMAVVLIGMALFCIHFAGTSCWGLIHVNVTSRMTASVGSIQNFASFVFASFAPVLTGFILDKTGSFSMALTLCACVTVLGALSYLFIVRDPIVDAVEE; this is encoded by the coding sequence ATGATTCTGCTGTTCCTTGCAGCCATTATCAACTACCTCGACCGCAGTTCGCTCTCGGTCGCCAACATGACCATTCGTGGCGATATGGGCCTGAGCGCCACCGAAATTGGCCTGTTGCTCTCGGCATTTTCTCTGGCCTACGGCATAGCGCAGCTGCCCTGCGGCACGCTGCTGGACCGTAAAGGCCCGCGCATCATGTTAGGGATTGGCATGTTTGTCTGGTCCTGCTTCCAGGCACTCTCCGGCATGGTGCAAAGCTTCACGCAGTTTATTCTGGTGCGTATTGGGTTAGGCATAGGTGAAGCGCCAATGAACCCCTGCGGTGTGAAGGTGATCAATGACTGGTTCAACATCAAAGAGCGCGGCATGCCAATGGGCTTCTTCAACGCCGCTTCGATGATTGGTCTGGCGATCAGCCCGCCGATTCTGGCCGCGATGATGCTGACCATGGGCTGGCGTGCGATGTTCGTCACTATCGGCGTACTGGGTATCTTCCTTGCGGGAGGCTGGTACATGCTGTATCGCAACCGCGACAATAAAACGCTGACCAAAGAGGAAATTAACTACCTGGAAGCGGGCAGCGTCAGCGCACGTAAAGAGCCGATGACAATGAAGGAGTGGCGTGGCCTGTTCCGCAACCGCACCATGTGGGGAATGATGATTGGCTTCAGCGGCATCAACTACACGGCGTGGCTCTATCTGGCCTGGCTGCCTGGTTATCTGCAAACCACTTACCATCTGGATTTGAAGGCCACCGGCTGGCTGACGGCGATCCCGTTCCTGTTCGGTGCAGCGGGTATGTTGCTGAATGGCTATGTAGTGGATGCGCTGGTGCGTCGTGGAATGCAGCCGGTGAAAACGCGTAAAATCTGTATCGTTGCCGGTATGCTGTTCTCGGCGGCCTTTACTGCCGTGGTCGTGCAGGCGACAACCACCTCAATGGCCGTGGTGCTGATCGGCATGGCGCTGTTCTGTATTCACTTTGCCGGCACCTCGTGCTGGGGTCTGATCCATGTGAACGTGACCTCACGTATGACGGCTTCTGTAGGCAGCATTCAGAATTTCGCGAGCTTTGTTTTCGCCTCCTTCGCACCGGTGCTGACCGGGTTTATTCTGGATAAAACAGGTTCATTCAGCATGGCGCTGACCCTGTGTGCCTGTGTCACCGTACTCGGTGCGCTCTCCTACCTGTTTATCGTTCGTGACCCGATCGTTGATGCGGTAGAAGAGTAA
- a CDS encoding YdgH/BhsA/McbA-like domain containing protein, which produces MKTIKTLSVAAVAALSLVSFGSFAAQSISAQGSTLDSAEANIAAQAKASGADSYKITSARADNGVYMTAEIYK; this is translated from the coding sequence ATGAAAACCATTAAAACTCTGTCTGTCGCCGCTGTTGCTGCTCTTTCACTGGTCTCTTTCGGTAGCTTTGCTGCCCAGTCCATTTCAGCACAGGGCTCGACTCTGGATAGCGCTGAAGCGAATATCGCTGCTCAGGCTAAAGCCTCAGGCGCTGATTCTTACAAAATCACCAGTGCCCGTGCGGATAACGGCGTGTATATGACCGCCGAAATCTACAAATAA
- the ugpC gene encoding sn-glycerol-3-phosphate ABC transporter ATP-binding protein UgpC, whose translation MARVELVKVTKRYGKQTVLHPLDLTIPDGNFTVLVGPSGCGKSTLLRLLAGLDSLTEGSILLDNKPINDLDPADRDIAMVFQSYALYPHLTVAENLGFHMKVKRVKHDEQASKIARVAEILGISKLLNRFPRALSGGQRQRVAMGRAMVRNPQVFLFDEPLSNLDAQLRMELRAEIKALHQRFKTTMVYVTHDQVEAMTLADRIVVMREGVIVQQGKPLEIYDRPVNTFVARFIGSPPMNLLAGQLETRDGLPGVLCNGLWFALPTRWHEAAARQAEKPVLVGLRAQDFIQVSTSDQPAAIVRLIEVTGESSLLHLDWQGFPLHVQFTGRVDVASGDPVKLGINPEKIHLFDAASGERV comes from the coding sequence ATGGCTCGTGTTGAACTGGTCAAGGTGACCAAGCGTTACGGTAAGCAAACGGTACTCCATCCACTGGATTTGACCATTCCCGATGGCAATTTCACCGTTCTGGTCGGCCCTTCCGGCTGTGGGAAATCCACCCTGCTGCGCCTGCTGGCCGGGCTGGACAGCCTGACGGAAGGATCGATCCTGCTTGATAATAAACCGATCAACGATCTGGATCCGGCGGATCGCGACATCGCCATGGTGTTTCAGAGTTATGCGCTCTATCCCCATCTTACGGTGGCAGAAAACCTCGGCTTCCATATGAAGGTGAAACGGGTTAAACACGATGAGCAGGCAAGCAAGATCGCCCGTGTGGCGGAGATCCTCGGCATCAGTAAGCTACTGAATCGTTTTCCCCGGGCGCTTTCCGGCGGGCAGCGTCAGCGTGTGGCGATGGGCCGGGCGATGGTTCGCAATCCGCAGGTTTTCCTGTTTGATGAACCCCTCTCCAATCTGGATGCCCAGCTGCGTATGGAGCTGCGGGCTGAAATCAAAGCGCTGCATCAGCGGTTCAAAACAACGATGGTCTATGTCACGCACGACCAGGTTGAGGCGATGACGCTGGCCGATCGGATTGTGGTCATGCGTGAGGGCGTTATCGTTCAGCAGGGTAAACCGCTGGAGATTTACGACCGTCCGGTGAATACCTTTGTGGCACGCTTTATCGGTTCCCCGCCGATGAATCTGCTGGCAGGGCAACTGGAAACCCGTGACGGTTTGCCGGGTGTGCTCTGTAACGGGTTATGGTTTGCGCTGCCCACCCGCTGGCATGAAGCCGCCGCACGCCAGGCGGAGAAGCCGGTGTTGGTTGGCCTTCGCGCGCAGGACTTTATTCAGGTTTCCACTTCGGATCAGCCTGCGGCCATTGTCAGGCTGATTGAAGTTACCGGGGAGTCAAGCTTGCTGCACCTTGACTGGCAGGGCTTCCCCCTGCACGTACAGTTCACCGGCCGGGTTGATGTGGCATCAGGCGATCCCGTTAAGCTGGGAATTAATCCCGAAAAAATCCACCTGTTTGATGCTGCCAGCGGGGAAAGAGTATAA
- a CDS encoding carbohydrate ABC transporter permease, with translation MKPKLRVVFRYLAALLVAASILGPMLWLFLMSVSSNSDLTRIPLSWLPRQWDFSRYAALISLEAGQPGALFLHALGNSILVACGATLISLVLAIPAAFSFSRYSGREGWLFGSLAIYMVPPVAFVLPLYFVLQQLSLLNTHLGLILVYCSLILPFLTWMLKNQFDALPRDIEQAARLDGLRFWQVLLRITLPLAKPVLGASALFGWLLAWDEFFYALLFTSTISAQTLPVTIAGFTAGRATDDGLIAAVGILASVPPLFIAIWLQKSLVSGLASGGSKG, from the coding sequence ATGAAGCCTAAACTACGGGTCGTCTTTCGTTATCTGGCTGCGCTGCTGGTTGCCGCCAGCATCCTCGGGCCGATGCTGTGGCTGTTCCTGATGAGCGTCAGTTCCAACAGCGATTTGACGCGTATTCCGCTGAGCTGGCTGCCACGCCAGTGGGACTTCAGCCGGTATGCCGCGCTGATTTCGCTGGAGGCTGGTCAGCCGGGCGCTCTGTTTCTTCATGCGCTGGGCAACAGCATCCTGGTAGCCTGTGGTGCCACGCTGATCTCCCTCGTGTTAGCCATTCCGGCGGCCTTCAGCTTCTCCCGTTATTCAGGCCGCGAAGGCTGGTTGTTCGGCAGCCTGGCAATTTATATGGTGCCGCCGGTGGCATTTGTGCTCCCGCTCTATTTCGTGCTGCAACAGCTCAGCCTGCTGAATACCCACCTTGGCCTGATACTGGTCTACTGCTCGCTGATCCTGCCGTTCCTGACCTGGATGCTGAAAAATCAGTTTGATGCCCTGCCACGCGATATTGAACAGGCCGCCCGGCTGGATGGCCTGCGTTTCTGGCAGGTGCTGCTGCGGATTACCCTGCCGCTGGCAAAGCCCGTGCTGGGGGCTTCGGCGCTGTTCGGCTGGCTGCTGGCCTGGGATGAGTTCTTTTATGCCTTGCTGTTTACCAGCACTATCAGCGCCCAGACGCTGCCGGTGACCATTGCCGGCTTTACCGCAGGTCGTGCCACCGATGATGGCCTGATAGCGGCAGTGGGTATTCTGGCTTCCGTTCCACCCTTGTTTATTGCCATCTGGCTGCAAAAAAGCCTGGTCAGCGGGCTCGCCAGCGGCGGCAGTAAAGGCTAG